Proteins from a genomic interval of Desulfofustis limnaeus:
- a CDS encoding dual CXXC motif small (seleno)protein codes for MKCAHCQGDLEVLRSCRRIRMRCTRCGRQFALHEVAAQLDEETELILEKYNAVIYD; via the coding sequence ATGAAGTGCGCTCACTGTCAAGGCGATCTCGAAGTGCTGCGCAGCTGCCGGCGGATCAGGATGCGCTGTACCCGGTGCGGGCGCCAGTTTGCCCTGCACGAAGTCGCCGCCCAACTCGATGAAGAAACCGAACTGATCCTGGAAAAATACAACGCCGTTATCTACGACTGA
- the fabZ gene encoding 3-hydroxyacyl-ACP dehydratase FabZ, whose product MEDIAVKEPIDIMGIMRLLPHRYPFLLVDRITSLVPGKTVAGIKNVTMNEPFFQGHFPSRPVMPGVLILEGMAQVGGCMAYHSLPDTVGEKLIYFAGIDKARFRRPVVPGDQILFQLELLKMKRMVMVMDGTAFVDGQLVAEAQLMASFG is encoded by the coding sequence ATGGAAGATATAGCCGTCAAAGAGCCCATCGACATCATGGGCATCATGCGCTTGTTGCCGCATCGTTACCCCTTTCTGCTGGTGGACCGGATCACCTCGCTGGTGCCCGGCAAAACGGTGGCCGGCATCAAGAACGTAACCATGAACGAGCCCTTTTTTCAGGGCCATTTTCCGTCTCGGCCGGTGATGCCGGGGGTCCTGATCCTCGAAGGGATGGCCCAAGTGGGTGGCTGCATGGCGTACCACAGCCTGCCCGATACGGTGGGGGAAAAGCTGATCTATTTCGCCGGCATCGACAAGGCGCGCTTTCGTCGGCCGGTGGTGCCCGGCGATCAGATCCTCTTTCAACTGGAACTGCTGAAGATGAAGCGGATGGTCATGGTCATGGACGGCACGGCGTTTGTCGACGGCCAACTGGTGGCCGAAGCGCAACTGATGGCCAGCTTCGGCTGA
- a CDS encoding PilZ domain-containing protein — protein MRQVLEKIYVSDEGQATITCPQCGLTRQARVDQYRGRKHTIKVNCSCGIGFPLTLEFRRNYRKRAELQGTYRILSNGGGGGPAKIYDVSRNGIGFTVSGVHSIKVGQRALLDFTLDNRKQSRLQKEVVVRSVDRNRIGCEFNSHQAFDKDLGFYLQP, from the coding sequence ATGAGACAGGTTCTGGAAAAAATTTATGTTTCCGACGAAGGCCAAGCCACCATCACCTGCCCGCAATGCGGCCTGACCCGGCAGGCCCGGGTCGACCAATATCGGGGCAGAAAGCACACCATCAAGGTCAACTGCTCGTGCGGCATCGGTTTTCCCCTAACCCTTGAGTTCCGCCGTAATTATCGCAAGCGGGCCGAACTCCAGGGGACGTATCGCATCCTTTCCAATGGGGGTGGCGGCGGACCGGCGAAGATCTATGACGTGTCGAGAAACGGCATCGGTTTCACCGTTTCCGGGGTTCATTCAATCAAGGTCGGCCAACGGGCACTGCTTGATTTTACCCTGGACAACCGGAAACAGAGTCGGTTGCAGAAGGAAGTGGTGGTCCGTTCGGTGGACCGCAACCGGATCGGCTGCGAATTCAACAGCCACCAGGCCTTCGACAAGGATCTCGGGTTCTACCTGCAGCCCTGA
- a CDS encoding exo-beta-N-acetylmuramidase NamZ family protein: MTVLGIDVLLDADAPWPRGARLGLLCNHASLNGALVHSRLLLHKRFGADLRCLLSPQHGFFAEKQDNMIESDHAVDAATGLPVFSLYGETRRPTPQMLDYFDILLIDLPDVGTRVYTFLYTMGYCLEAAARAGKKVVVLDRPNPIGGTALEGNILQEEMTSFVGLYPLPMRHGLTFGELARYINGEYGLGVDLQVVAMRGWQREMYFADTALPWVFPSPNMPSPQTALVYPGQVIWEGTNVSEGRGTTLPFELFGAPYWRTDELLEKLRTIDLPGCLLRPLVFSPTSGKWAGENCYGFQLHVTERRHFLPYRTALALLQAARLLYPESFAYKEPPYEYEYEKLPLDLILGDRSVRTRLEAGEPVVEIERSWQPQLAAFAKLRQSYLLY, from the coding sequence ATGACGGTTCTCGGTATTGATGTGCTGCTCGACGCGGATGCTCCCTGGCCGCGGGGCGCCCGGCTCGGGCTGCTGTGCAACCACGCCTCGCTGAACGGCGCCCTGGTGCACAGCCGGCTGTTGCTGCACAAGCGGTTCGGCGCCGATCTGCGCTGCCTGCTGTCGCCACAGCACGGCTTTTTTGCCGAGAAGCAGGACAACATGATCGAGTCCGATCACGCCGTCGATGCGGCCACCGGCCTGCCGGTGTTCAGCCTGTACGGCGAGACGAGGCGGCCGACCCCGCAGATGCTGGATTATTTCGACATCTTGCTGATCGACCTGCCCGATGTCGGTACCCGCGTCTACACCTTCCTCTACACCATGGGCTATTGCCTGGAGGCCGCCGCCCGGGCCGGCAAGAAGGTGGTGGTCCTGGACCGGCCCAACCCGATCGGCGGTACGGCGCTGGAAGGAAATATCCTGCAGGAAGAAATGACTTCTTTTGTCGGGCTTTATCCGCTACCCATGCGTCACGGCCTGACCTTCGGCGAGTTGGCCCGCTACATCAACGGGGAATACGGTCTCGGCGTCGACCTGCAGGTGGTGGCGATGCGGGGGTGGCAGCGGGAGATGTACTTTGCCGATACGGCGCTGCCCTGGGTCTTCCCGTCGCCGAACATGCCGAGCCCGCAGACGGCGCTGGTCTATCCCGGCCAGGTGATCTGGGAGGGGACCAACGTCTCGGAAGGGCGCGGCACCACCCTGCCGTTCGAATTGTTCGGGGCCCCCTATTGGCGCACCGATGAGTTGCTGGAGAAGCTGCGCACCATCGACCTGCCCGGCTGTCTGCTGCGGCCGTTGGTCTTTTCTCCCACCTCGGGCAAGTGGGCCGGCGAGAATTGTTACGGCTTCCAGCTGCACGTGACCGAGAGGAGACACTTCCTGCCCTATCGCACGGCGCTGGCCCTGCTGCAGGCGGCCCGGCTGCTCTACCCGGAATCGTTTGCCTACAAAGAGCCGCCGTACGAATATGAATATGAGAAGCTGCCGCTCGACCTGATTCTCGGGGATCGGAGCGTGCGTACCCGCCTCGAGGCTGGTGAGCCGGTAGTCGAAATCGAGCGCAGCTGGCAGCCGCAGCTGGCCGCTTTTGCTAAACTGCGGCAGTCGTACCTGCTTTACTGA
- a CDS encoding NAD+ synthase, translated as MKIALIQLNPVIGSFAENCRKMIEAAEDAAARGCSLAIFPELAVSGYPPLDLLERRSFVADHQRAVEGLIRGLPPIGVLFGCFEARPERPGKPLYNSVLLARDGVVVHRTRKQLLPTYDVFDETRYFEPGPPGELLHFEGVTMAVTVCEDIWHSVVDDYRVQPLAALFDQAAAAGRSVDLIVNVSASPFDRGKEAVRQSIFARLCAQYQTPLLYVNQVGGQDSLLFDGNSVAIRADGTVGARARGFAEDLIVFDTDLGRGDNHRPEPVAEVAAVHDALVMGLRDYLHKCGFAKAVLGLSGGIDSAVTAALAVQALGADNVLGVALPSPYTSAESVEDAAEVARRCGCRFEIMPISDLFTAFKTALQPLFGGLPEDLAEQNIQARIRGNLLMALSNKFNHLLLTTGNKSEMAVGYCTLYGDMSGGLAVIADVPKQLVYELARHINRNGEIIPLRTITKAPTAELKPGQRDQDDLPPYEILDAILQLYLEEGYGREEIIAKGFAAAVVDDIVRRIRINEYKRKQAPLGLKVTSKAFGFGRRLPNVQNYRG; from the coding sequence ATGAAGATTGCCCTCATTCAACTCAATCCGGTGATCGGTTCCTTTGCCGAGAATTGCCGTAAGATGATCGAGGCGGCTGAGGATGCCGCCGCCCGTGGCTGTTCCCTGGCCATCTTTCCAGAGCTGGCGGTTTCCGGGTATCCGCCGCTGGATCTGCTGGAGCGGCGTTCGTTCGTGGCCGATCACCAGCGGGCGGTGGAGGGGCTGATCCGGGGGCTGCCGCCCATCGGGGTGTTGTTCGGCTGTTTCGAGGCGCGGCCGGAGCGGCCCGGCAAACCGCTGTACAACAGTGTCCTGCTGGCTCGGGATGGGGTTGTGGTGCACCGCACCCGCAAGCAGCTGCTGCCTACCTACGATGTGTTCGATGAGACCCGTTATTTCGAGCCGGGGCCGCCCGGAGAGCTGCTGCATTTCGAGGGGGTGACGATGGCGGTAACCGTCTGCGAAGACATCTGGCACTCGGTCGTTGACGACTACCGGGTCCAGCCGCTGGCAGCCCTCTTTGACCAGGCGGCTGCGGCCGGCCGGTCGGTTGACCTGATCGTCAACGTCTCGGCGTCGCCTTTCGATCGCGGCAAGGAAGCGGTGCGCCAGTCGATCTTTGCCCGGCTCTGCGCGCAATACCAAACGCCGTTGCTCTACGTCAACCAGGTGGGCGGGCAGGATTCACTGTTGTTCGACGGCAACTCCGTGGCCATCCGCGCCGACGGTACGGTGGGGGCCCGGGCCCGCGGTTTTGCCGAAGATCTGATCGTCTTCGATACCGATCTGGGGCGTGGCGACAACCATCGGCCAGAGCCGGTTGCCGAGGTGGCGGCGGTGCATGACGCCCTGGTCATGGGCCTGCGTGATTATCTGCACAAGTGCGGTTTTGCCAAGGCCGTGCTGGGGCTCTCCGGCGGTATCGACTCGGCCGTGACGGCGGCCCTGGCGGTGCAGGCCCTGGGAGCCGACAACGTGCTCGGGGTGGCGTTGCCGTCACCGTACACCTCGGCGGAATCGGTCGAGGATGCGGCCGAGGTGGCCCGTCGTTGCGGCTGCCGCTTCGAGATCATGCCCATCAGCGACCTTTTCACCGCCTTTAAAACGGCACTGCAGCCGCTGTTTGGTGGGCTGCCCGAAGACCTGGCCGAGCAGAACATCCAGGCCCGGATCCGCGGTAATCTGCTGATGGCCCTGTCCAACAAGTTCAACCACCTGCTGTTGACCACCGGCAACAAGAGCGAGATGGCGGTCGGCTATTGCACTCTCTACGGCGACATGAGCGGCGGCCTGGCGGTGATCGCCGACGTGCCGAAACAACTGGTGTACGAGCTGGCCCGCCACATCAACCGCAACGGCGAGATCATCCCGCTGCGGACCATCACCAAGGCGCCGACGGCCGAACTCAAACCGGGACAGCGGGATCAGGACGACCTGCCGCCCTACGAGATCCTCGACGCCATTCTGCAGCTTTATCTCGAGGAAGGCTATGGTCGGGAGGAGATTATCGCCAAGGGTTTTGCCGCGGCGGTGGTCGATGACATTGTCCGGCGCATCCGGATCAACGAATACAAACGCAAGCAGGCGCCGCTCGGCTTGAAGGTGACCAGCAAGGCCTTCGGCTTCGGCCGGCGGCTGCCCAACGTGCAGAATTATCGGGGGTGA
- the pyrE gene encoding orotate phosphoribosyltransferase, whose product MNDKERLKAILLEKSYREGSFTLTSGKTSDFYIDGKQTTLSAEGAYLCGKLLFTLIRDCGREIDAVGGMTLGADPLVTAVSIVSFLENRPIPAFIVRKEAKGHGTGNYIEGLKNLPAGGAVALIEDVVTTGGTLLKVIDRVEAAGFSVGIVVTIVDRQEGGAENLAARGFELKALFTKKELQGTP is encoded by the coding sequence ATGAACGATAAAGAACGATTAAAGGCCATCCTGCTGGAGAAGTCGTACCGTGAAGGCAGCTTCACCCTCACCTCCGGCAAGACCTCGGATTTTTACATCGACGGCAAACAAACCACGCTCAGCGCCGAAGGGGCGTACCTGTGCGGTAAGCTGCTCTTCACCCTGATCAGGGATTGTGGCCGCGAGATCGATGCCGTCGGCGGCATGACTCTGGGAGCCGACCCGCTGGTCACCGCCGTTTCCATCGTCAGCTTTCTGGAGAACCGGCCCATCCCCGCCTTCATCGTGCGCAAGGAGGCCAAGGGACACGGTACCGGCAATTATATCGAAGGCCTGAAAAACCTGCCGGCCGGCGGTGCGGTGGCGCTCATCGAAGATGTGGTCACCACCGGCGGTACCCTGCTCAAGGTCATCGATCGAGTGGAGGCCGCCGGTTTTTCCGTGGGCATCGTGGTCACCATCGTCGACCGCCAGGAAGGCGGCGCCGAAAACCTGGCCGCACGCGGCTTTGAGCTCAAGGCGCTGTTCACCAAAAAGGAGCTGCAGGGCACGCCATGA
- the glmS gene encoding glutamine--fructose-6-phosphate transaminase (isomerizing), with product MCGIVGYIGKRRVVPVLLEGLKRLEYRGYDSAGVVYLQDNELRRYRCRGKLAGLEAAVSAALGSPAYTGLGHTRWATHGAPTEQNAHPHTDCSGRLVVVHNGIIENYHSLREELIGKGHRFTSETDTEVLAHLIEEHLEGDLVAAVRASLRRVEGSYAVGVMCADHPDLLVAARNHSPLVLGVEEDGSSFMASDVPALLPYTRQVLYLNDEELAVLRDGARQIYRLDSGEPVQRDITVIDWNAAMAEKAGFKHFMLKEIFEQPQAITNTVSGRINLETGEVVLPELTLGADALATIERISLVACGTSWHAALVAKYWIEKYAGIPVEVDIASEFRYRSLLVNDRVLTLAISQSGETADTLAGIRRAARLGSRVITICNVVGSTMTREADGTIYTHAGPEIGVASTKAFISQLAALFLFTLYLAQVRQAIPAEQRRRLGQQLIDSARVIEQLLPRVREQIGTMIESFYACRDFLFVGRGVNFPIALEGALKLKEISYIHAEGYAAGELKHGPIALIDRDMPVLAIVPQDAVYQKTVSNIEEIKARQGRLILIGTEGDTHLRTISDDIIYLPEVHEDLNPLIYTIPAQLLSYEIAVRRGCDVDQPRNLAKSVTVE from the coding sequence ATGTGCGGCATAGTTGGTTATATCGGCAAACGCCGGGTGGTCCCGGTGTTGTTGGAAGGCTTGAAACGGCTTGAGTATCGTGGTTACGACTCGGCCGGCGTGGTGTATCTGCAGGACAACGAACTGCGCCGCTATCGCTGCCGGGGCAAGCTCGCCGGTCTCGAGGCGGCGGTCTCGGCGGCCCTCGGTTCCCCAGCCTATACCGGGCTCGGCCATACCCGCTGGGCCACCCACGGCGCCCCCACCGAGCAGAACGCCCACCCCCACACCGACTGCAGCGGACGGCTGGTGGTGGTGCACAACGGCATCATCGAGAACTACCATTCGCTCCGCGAGGAGTTGATCGGCAAGGGGCACCGGTTCACCTCCGAGACCGACACCGAAGTACTGGCCCATCTCATTGAAGAGCATCTCGAGGGTGACCTGGTGGCGGCGGTGCGAGCCAGCCTGCGCCGGGTGGAAGGGTCCTATGCCGTCGGGGTGATGTGCGCCGATCACCCCGACCTGCTGGTGGCGGCCCGCAACCACAGCCCCCTGGTCCTTGGCGTGGAAGAGGACGGCTCGTCGTTCATGGCCTCCGATGTCCCGGCCCTGTTGCCGTATACCCGGCAGGTCCTGTACCTCAACGATGAGGAGCTGGCGGTATTGAGAGACGGGGCACGGCAGATCTACCGGCTGGACAGCGGCGAACCGGTGCAGCGGGACATCACCGTCATCGACTGGAACGCCGCCATGGCGGAGAAGGCGGGCTTCAAACACTTCATGCTCAAGGAGATCTTTGAGCAGCCGCAAGCCATCACCAATACGGTGAGCGGCCGAATCAACCTGGAGACCGGCGAGGTGGTGCTGCCCGAGCTCACCCTCGGCGCCGACGCCTTGGCGACCATCGAGCGCATCAGCCTGGTGGCCTGCGGCACCTCCTGGCACGCCGCCCTGGTGGCCAAATACTGGATTGAAAAATATGCCGGCATCCCGGTGGAGGTCGATATCGCCTCGGAATTTCGCTACCGGTCGCTGCTGGTCAACGACCGGGTGCTGACCCTGGCCATCTCCCAGTCCGGCGAGACCGCCGATACCCTGGCCGGCATCCGCCGGGCCGCCCGGCTCGGCTCCCGGGTGATCACCATCTGCAACGTGGTGGGCTCGACCATGACCCGGGAGGCGGACGGCACCATCTATACCCACGCCGGGCCGGAGATCGGCGTGGCCTCTACCAAGGCCTTCATCTCCCAGCTGGCGGCCCTGTTTCTCTTCACCCTCTATCTGGCCCAGGTGAGACAGGCCATCCCTGCCGAACAGCGCCGCCGCCTCGGCCAGCAGCTGATCGACAGTGCCCGGGTGATCGAGCAGCTGCTGCCGCGGGTCCGTGAGCAGATCGGGACGATGATCGAGTCCTTCTACGCCTGCCGGGACTTTCTCTTCGTCGGTCGCGGCGTCAATTTCCCGATTGCCCTGGAGGGGGCGCTCAAGCTCAAGGAGATCTCCTATATCCACGCCGAAGGTTACGCCGCCGGTGAGCTGAAGCATGGGCCGATCGCGCTGATCGATCGGGACATGCCGGTCCTGGCCATCGTCCCGCAGGACGCGGTCTACCAGAAGACCGTCTCCAACATCGAGGAGATCAAGGCCCGGCAGGGGCGGCTGATCCTGATCGGGACCGAGGGTGATACGCACCTGCGCACCATCAGCGACGATATCATCTATCTGCCGGAGGTGCACGAGGATCTCAACCCGCTCATCTACACCATCCCGGCCCAGCTGCTCTCCTACGAGATTGCCGTCCGCCGGGGCTGCGATGTGGATCAACCGCGCAACCTGGCCAAAAGCGTAACGGTTGAATAG
- the hflX gene encoding GTPase HflX, with protein MARSLCELSHELNRQIGLLIHRSGKIEAVIVGDYGSLLIPALPPQRATGGRLRGLRLVHTHPGGEDLTDDDLMDLVFLRLDLIAVLKIARDGLPERLYAAHLLPSGEEGRAWQFLDPVHPAAQQVSFTGLVEALEQEFSRRQRTAEVDQGRDRAILISVSTEPRDQAEASLAELTELARSDDIIVLDRVLQRRSRINPRYILGKGRLSDIVIRALRLDANLLLFNQELNPSQIRSITDFTDLRVIDRTQLILDIFAHRARSREGKLQVEMAQLKYLLPRLSSRDDALSRLTGGIGARGPGETKLEIDRRRINDRLARLANELKEVGSERYRRRARRRKKDLPVLSLVGYTNAGKSTLLNTLTDSAIVAEDKLFATLDPTSRRLRFPEEMEVIITDTVGFIDNLPEDLLLAFKATLEELEEADLLLHVIDYSNPAYRHQMHVVQRLLQELELDNLPILAVFNKLDRVQMSAERWRQIEAEGVGVSALDQATLSPLLERAQQLMKKALATRDQGCR; from the coding sequence ATGGCCCGCTCCCTCTGCGAGCTGTCGCATGAGCTCAATCGTCAGATCGGCCTGCTGATCCACCGCTCCGGCAAGATCGAGGCGGTGATCGTCGGTGATTACGGGTCCCTGCTGATCCCGGCCCTGCCGCCGCAGCGGGCCACCGGCGGGCGGTTGCGCGGCCTGCGGCTGGTCCATACCCATCCCGGCGGCGAAGACCTGACGGACGACGACCTGATGGACCTGGTCTTTCTCCGGCTCGATCTGATCGCGGTGCTGAAGATCGCCCGTGACGGCCTGCCGGAGCGGCTCTACGCCGCTCATCTGCTGCCTTCAGGCGAGGAAGGCCGGGCCTGGCAGTTTCTCGACCCGGTGCATCCGGCCGCCCAGCAGGTCTCTTTCACCGGTTTGGTGGAGGCACTGGAGCAGGAGTTCAGCCGCAGACAGCGTACCGCCGAGGTCGATCAGGGGCGGGACCGGGCCATTTTGATCAGCGTCAGCACCGAGCCGCGGGATCAGGCCGAGGCCTCCCTGGCCGAGCTTACCGAACTGGCGCGCAGCGACGATATCATTGTGCTCGATCGGGTCCTGCAACGCCGCTCGCGCATCAACCCCCGGTATATTCTCGGCAAGGGGCGGCTTTCCGACATCGTCATTCGGGCCCTGCGGCTCGATGCCAACCTGTTGTTGTTCAACCAGGAACTCAACCCGTCGCAGATCCGGTCGATCACCGATTTCACCGATCTGCGCGTCATCGATCGCACCCAGTTGATCCTCGATATCTTCGCCCATCGGGCCAGGAGCCGGGAGGGCAAGCTGCAGGTGGAGATGGCCCAGCTCAAATACCTGTTGCCGCGCCTCAGCTCCCGGGACGACGCCCTGTCCCGGCTGACCGGCGGCATCGGCGCCCGCGGTCCCGGTGAAACCAAGCTGGAGATCGACCGGCGCCGGATCAACGACCGTCTGGCCCGCTTGGCCAATGAACTCAAGGAGGTAGGCAGCGAGCGCTATCGCCGCCGGGCCCGTCGCCGCAAGAAGGATCTGCCGGTCCTCTCCCTGGTCGGTTATACCAATGCCGGCAAATCAACCTTGCTCAACACCCTTACCGACAGCGCCATCGTCGCCGAGGACAAGCTCTTCGCCACGCTCGATCCCACCAGCCGGCGCCTGCGTTTTCCCGAAGAGATGGAGGTCATCATCACCGATACGGTGGGCTTCATCGACAACCTGCCGGAAGACCTGCTCCTGGCCTTCAAGGCAACGCTGGAAGAACTCGAGGAGGCGGATCTACTGCTCCATGTCATCGATTACTCCAACCCCGCGTACCGTCATCAGATGCACGTCGTGCAGCGGCTGCTGCAGGAACTGGAGTTGGACAACCTGCCGATCCTGGCGGTCTTCAACAAGCTTGATCGGGTCCAGATGAGTGCGGAGCGATGGCGGCAGATCGAGGCGGAAGGGGTGGGGGTCAGCGCCCTGGATCAGGCGACACTGAGCCCGCTCCTGGAGCGGGCCCAGCAGCTGATGAAAAAAGCGCTGGCCACCCGCGATCAGGGCTGCAGGTAG
- a CDS encoding LpxI family protein yields MAVAVTSDSGKIGIIAGGGQFPLLFIEAARAAGRQVYVVAHRSETDQVVAEAADRSCWVKLGQLGKIISFFREHGVQETVFLGTITKTRIFRDVLPDLKGLTLWNKIDSRQDDAILRAVAAELEREQITVLESTLFLKHLLFPKGVLTRKKPNHGQRRDIEFGWRHARAIGELDIGQCVVVRDCSVMAVEAIEGTDATILRGGALAKEQAVVVKLRKPGQDFRFDLPATGVGTIDTMRQVQAAVLAVEAGQSLLFDRDRMIAAADAAGIIVVGVEERPDGSLDY; encoded by the coding sequence ATGGCCGTCGCGGTGACCTCGGACAGCGGCAAGATCGGCATTATCGCCGGTGGCGGGCAGTTTCCGCTGCTCTTTATCGAGGCCGCCCGGGCGGCGGGACGACAGGTGTATGTGGTCGCCCACCGCAGTGAGACCGACCAGGTGGTGGCCGAGGCGGCGGACCGTTCCTGTTGGGTGAAGCTCGGGCAACTGGGGAAGATTATATCTTTTTTTCGAGAGCACGGGGTGCAAGAGACGGTGTTTCTCGGCACTATCACCAAGACCCGGATCTTCCGTGACGTGCTGCCGGACCTGAAGGGATTGACCCTGTGGAACAAGATCGACAGTAGGCAGGATGACGCCATCCTCCGGGCCGTGGCTGCCGAGCTGGAGCGGGAGCAGATCACGGTGCTGGAGTCGACCCTGTTCCTCAAACACCTGCTGTTCCCCAAAGGGGTCTTGACCAGGAAGAAGCCGAACCACGGACAACGCCGCGATATCGAATTCGGCTGGCGCCACGCCCGGGCCATCGGTGAACTGGACATCGGTCAGTGTGTGGTCGTGCGCGATTGCTCGGTGATGGCGGTGGAGGCCATCGAGGGGACCGACGCCACCATCCTTCGCGGCGGCGCTTTGGCCAAAGAACAGGCGGTGGTGGTGAAACTGCGCAAGCCGGGACAGGATTTCCGCTTCGACCTGCCGGCCACCGGAGTCGGCACCATCGACACCATGCGCCAGGTGCAGGCCGCGGTGCTGGCCGTCGAGGCGGGACAGTCGCTGCTCTTCGATCGGGACCGGATGATTGCTGCCGCCGATGCGGCCGGGATCATTGTGGTCGGCGTTGAAGAGAGGCCGGACGGCAGTCTCGACTATTGA
- the lpxD gene encoding UDP-3-O-(3-hydroxymyristoyl)glucosamine N-acyltransferase, protein MNKHYTVGQLAALVEGEVIGDKELVIDGFGPLDAAQPGQLSFLAKAGGREALEKSAASAFLVPHDFSCEGRALIRVRDPYLAAAIIQNELLRRPFVAAGIHQRAVVGADCSLSAEISVGPLAVLGERVRLGARVSIGAGAVIGAEVSIGDDCVIHPNVTIEPRCRIGNRVIIHAGTVIGSDGYGYATDRHGNHVKRPQLGIVQIDDDVEIGANCCIDRATFGVTRIRSGAKIDNLVQIAHNVEVGENSLIVAQVGLAGSTVLGRNVVFGGQAGAAGHQTIGDRTMVAGKAAVHGDQPPGSMLAGVPAIPAKQWFKAANLFGKLPDLAKDLRQLKKEVAALREKDEPSS, encoded by the coding sequence ATGAATAAACACTATACCGTGGGCCAGTTGGCCGCCCTGGTGGAAGGCGAGGTGATCGGTGACAAGGAGCTGGTTATCGACGGTTTCGGGCCGCTCGATGCGGCCCAGCCGGGCCAGCTCAGCTTCCTGGCCAAGGCCGGCGGCCGCGAGGCGCTGGAAAAATCGGCCGCCTCGGCCTTTCTCGTGCCGCACGATTTCAGCTGCGAAGGCCGGGCCTTGATCAGGGTGCGTGACCCCTACCTGGCCGCGGCCATCATCCAGAATGAGCTGCTGCGCCGGCCGTTCGTGGCCGCCGGTATCCATCAACGGGCCGTGGTCGGGGCCGACTGCTCGTTATCCGCGGAGATCAGCGTCGGGCCGCTGGCGGTGCTTGGTGAGCGGGTGCGGCTTGGCGCCCGAGTGAGCATCGGGGCCGGGGCAGTGATCGGCGCGGAGGTGAGCATCGGCGACGATTGCGTGATCCACCCCAACGTCACCATCGAGCCGCGCTGCCGCATCGGCAACCGGGTGATCATCCATGCCGGCACGGTCATCGGCAGCGACGGATACGGCTATGCCACCGATCGCCACGGCAATCATGTCAAGCGGCCGCAGCTGGGCATCGTCCAGATCGACGACGACGTGGAGATCGGCGCCAACTGCTGCATCGATCGAGCCACCTTCGGCGTCACCCGGATCAGGTCTGGCGCAAAGATCGATAATCTGGTACAGATTGCCCACAACGTCGAGGTGGGTGAGAACAGCCTGATCGTCGCCCAAGTGGGCCTGGCCGGCTCCACGGTCCTCGGCCGCAATGTGGTGTTTGGCGGTCAGGCCGGGGCGGCCGGTCATCAGACCATCGGCGACCGGACGATGGTGGCCGGCAAGGCGGCGGTGCACGGTGATCAACCGCCCGGCTCGATGCTGGCCGGGGTACCGGCCATTCCCGCCAAACAATGGTTCAAGGCCGCCAACCTGTTCGGCAAGCTGCCGGATCTGGCGAAGGATCTGCGGCAGCTGAAGAAAGAGGTGGCCGCTTTGCGGGAGAAGGACGAACCCTCGTCGTGA
- the lpxA gene encoding acyl-ACP--UDP-N-acetylglucosamine O-acyltransferase, with protein sequence MSIHETAVVDATAELDSSVVVGPYAVIGPQVKIGAATRVEPHAVVNGPTTIGERNLIGSFATVGGAPQDLSYRGEPTELIIGNDNQIREYASIHRGTPHGRGKTVIGNHCLLMAYIHIAHDCQIGDNVIMANVATLAGHVQVGERASIGGLVAVHQFCRIGAYSYIGGVSGLSLDVPPYVIVAGIRDRTRVSGINKVGLRRNGFSRETIANLDAVFRIIYRSPNLLLKDALELARKDFPDCPEVARMVEFFETSKRGVVRRTEED encoded by the coding sequence ATGAGCATTCATGAAACAGCGGTCGTCGATGCCACGGCCGAGCTGGATTCTTCCGTGGTCGTCGGCCCCTATGCCGTCATCGGTCCCCAGGTCAAGATCGGGGCCGCCACGCGGGTCGAACCGCACGCCGTGGTCAACGGCCCGACGACGATCGGTGAGCGGAACCTGATCGGCAGCTTCGCCACCGTGGGTGGTGCCCCCCAGGATCTGAGCTACCGGGGTGAACCGACCGAGCTGATCATCGGCAACGACAACCAGATCCGGGAATACGCCTCGATCCACCGCGGTACCCCGCACGGCCGGGGCAAGACTGTGATCGGCAACCATTGTCTGCTGATGGCCTATATCCACATCGCCCATGACTGCCAGATCGGCGACAACGTCATCATGGCCAACGTGGCCACGCTGGCCGGTCACGTGCAGGTGGGGGAACGGGCCTCCATCGGCGGCCTGGTGGCGGTGCACCAGTTCTGCCGGATCGGCGCCTATTCCTATATCGGCGGTGTCTCCGGGCTCAGCCTCGATGTCCCTCCCTATGTCATCGTGGCCGGGATCAGGGATCGAACCAGGGTCTCGGGGATCAACAAGGTCGGCTTGCGGCGCAACGGCTTCAGCCGGGAGACCATTGCCAACCTGGACGCGGTCTTCCGCATCATCTACCGCTCGCCGAACCTGCTTCTCAAGGACGCGTTGGAACTGGCCCGTAAGGATTTTCCCGATTGCCCAGAAGTGGCGCGGATGGTTGAGTTCTTCGAGACCTCGAAGCGCGGCGTCGTGCGGCGCACGGAAGAGGATTGA